One Pirellulales bacterium genomic window, GAGCGGCGACAGGTCACGTTCGGCCTGCCCCATGTACTCGCCCCACGGCTGATCGAAGCACAGGATGGCGGGCGTGTTGGTATCGAGCTTTCGCGTTATCTCAAAGGCACGTACGGCCAGCCGGAGCCGTTCTTCGTCGGTCAGGCCAAGCACGGCTCCTACATTCACACGCGCGGCACACTGCCACAGGCTGACCTTGCCGACATAGCGTTGAACGGCCGTTTCCACGTAATCGCTGACGAATGCCAGGATGTTGTCAAAGTCCCCCTGCCAGATCGCCAACCAGTCAGGCAGGCCACGGTCGTCCAGTTGCAAAAGTGGACCGCCAACGACCGGTAAATCGTGCTCGTGGCACCAGGCGATTTGACGATCGGCAATTTCCCAGCGGTACGTCCCCTCTTGCGCTTCGACATCCCGCCACTTCAACGGCACGGCCGCCGAGTTAAAGGCGGCTAGGAACTGCCGCGCCACCGTCGCGCGCAATAGCTTTGATCCGAGGTTTCCTCCTAACACGGCAGGCAACCGGGTTCCGGCCCGACGTCGCGTGGCCACGACCTTTTTGACGTAACGGGCCGTCAGCCGATCGGCCAGGTCCAAAGCGCGGGCTATCGCACGTTCGGCATGCTCGGTGGCCGCGAGCGGGTCGTTCTGCGATGTTACAGCCAGCGAAAGGTGCCCCATCGCCTGCCGCAGCGCCGCGAGATGATGCTCCTTGGGCACCATTCCCATCGCCTGCCATTCGACGATTTGAGTCCGCAGTTGATTGATCTTTCCGCGCGCCAATTCCACGGTCAGATGATAGGGCGCAAAACGCTCCATCAACGTCCCAGTGATTAAGGCCACTTCGCCTCGTCCTGGAATGGGATAGGGTATGCAAAGACAGGCCGAATCCGATTCATTCCGACCCAGGCTAAGTACGCCCTTCTGGAATTGAACGCGGCTAACCCAGGGAATCTGCTCGGAACCAAACAGATAGGCGCGGGCCGCCGCCTCGGGAGAAATGCGGTTAGCCGGGGCGACCAAGAACCGCATAAGGCCCATCGACGCAAGATCCTTAGTCGCACCAGTCAGCTACGTCCGCGCTGGCGTGCCGCCTGAGAAGACCCGATTCGGAGGACAAATTACCGCCTTCGCTACCTCGGCCGAGTCTAGCCCAGCGTGGCGAACCCGGCAAGTTTAGCCAATTCTCAGGCACCTCTTAATGGTTGAAGCCGCGGGTAAGGGCGGGCAACTGGCCGAGCCCGCGCTCGACTGGTATATTCGCCGCGATTCGGCCACTGCGATGAAATCGATGCAGCGGCCCGGCGCACGACTTGGCCAGGGCCCCTTAACACCGGGGCTCTGCGCAATAATAAAAATTGCGGTCCGTCGAACTCATCGCTTCGTGCCCCGCAAACGTCGAGTTTCAATGTCAAGGAGGTTTAGTATGCCCACCACGTCGGCCGTTTTGGAATCGTCGATTCATGGCGTGCCAGTTCGTCGCGGTAAAGTGCGGGACGTCTACGACCTGGGGGACAAGTTGCTGTTGGTCGCAACGGACCGAATCAGCGCGTTCGACTGGGTGCTCCCCACCGGCATCCCTGACAAAGGTCGCGTGCTGACGCAGCTTAGCTCGTTTTGGTTCGACGAATTGGGCGAGCCGAATCACGTTCTGTCGACCGACGTCGATCGCATGGAAGAAATTCCGGCTGGCACCTCGCGAGAGCCGCTGGCTGGACGTACAACGCTCGTTCGCAAGACACAGGTCGTGCCGATCGAATGCGTCGTGCGCGGGTACCTATCCGGGTCGGGTTGGAAGGAATACAAAAAGCAAGGCACTGTCTGCGGCATCAAGCTGCCGGCCGGATTGACCGAAAGCGCTCAGTTGCCAGAGCCGATCTTTACTCCAGCGACCAAGGAAGAGTCGGGACACGACATCAACATCTCGTTCGAGCAAATGGTCGAGATCGTTGGCAAAGAGGTCTCCGAAGAACTACGCGAGCGCAGCATCAGCGTCTATGAACGCGGA contains:
- a CDS encoding endo-1,4-beta-xylanase; translated protein: MGLMRFLVAPANRISPEAAARAYLFGSEQIPWVSRVQFQKGVLSLGRNESDSACLCIPYPIPGRGEVALITGTLMERFAPYHLTVELARGKINQLRTQIVEWQAMGMVPKEHHLAALRQAMGHLSLAVTSQNDPLAATEHAERAIARALDLADRLTARYVKKVVATRRRAGTRLPAVLGGNLGSKLLRATVARQFLAAFNSAAVPLKWRDVEAQEGTYRWEIADRQIAWCHEHDLPVVGGPLLQLDDRGLPDWLAIWQGDFDNILAFVSDYVETAVQRYVGKVSLWQCAARVNVGAVLGLTDEERLRLAVRAFEITRKLDTNTPAILCFDQPWGEYMGQAERDLSPLHFADILVRSGLDLSGIGLELNVGYAPGGSYLRDALECNRLVDRWALLGTPLWFFITTPSGQATDSQAFGRARPTGGPLPDGWTPQAQRQWLRHIVPLLLTKPAVRGVIYNQLCDSHPHEFSDGGLLDAEDLPRPAFPMLAKVRKKYLS
- a CDS encoding phosphoribosylaminoimidazolesuccinocarboxamide synthase; amino-acid sequence: MPTTSAVLESSIHGVPVRRGKVRDVYDLGDKLLLVATDRISAFDWVLPTGIPDKGRVLTQLSSFWFDELGEPNHVLSTDVDRMEEIPAGTSREPLAGRTTLVRKTQVVPIECVVRGYLSGSGWKEYKKQGTVCGIKLPAGLTESAQLPEPIFTPATKEESGHDINISFEQMVEIVGKEVSEELRERSISVYERGAELARTKGIIIADTKFEWGRFHDKLILIDEVLTPDSSRFWPVDGYRPGGSPPSYDKQFVRDWLETTDWDKNSTPPELPENVVVRTREKYIEAYERLTGRSFPWR